The genomic region AAGAGTGTCCGTCCGTGAAACGAACTGGTCAGGCTGACGATGGCCGGACGGTTGGTATAGGCTCTGGCAATCTTGACGGCATTCTCGACGGCTTCGGCTCCGGTGGTCAGGAAGATGGTTTTCTTCTCGAAGTCGCCGGGGGCCAGACCATTGAGGCGCTCTGCCAGTTTGACGTAAGGCTCGTACATGGTCACCTGAAAGCAGGTGTGGGAGTAACGCTCCAACTGGGCCTGCACGGCCTGCACCACCCGTGGATGGCTGTGCCCGATGTTCTGAACCCCAATTCCGCCCACAAAGTCCAGATACTCCTTGCCGTCCACATCCCAGATTTTGGCCCCCTGTGCGCGGGCTGCGAAAATGGGGTGCGCGTTGCTGACCCCTCTGGGAACGTGTTTGGCCCTCAAATCCAGCAAATGTCCGGTGCGTGATTCAGCTCGGGTCAAAGGACACCTCCAAATGTCACTTTTATGACCATCAAGTTAAACCGCAGAAGGGTTACATGCTATGGATTTTTCAAACAAAACTAGACGTATTTTTTGTGGTTTTCCAACAACAGGTAACTGGCCAGTTGCAACTTGAAGCGGATTTGTGGATCGTCCAGATCCCACCCTGTTTGCTCAGACACCCGTTCCAGACGATAACGGAGTGTGTTGATGTGGACTTTCAAGTGCTCTGAGGTTTTGCGCAAATGGAACCCACAGCGCACAAAAGCCAGCACCGTGTCTTGCAACTCCTCGCGAGGAATCCGCTGAAAGAGGTCCTCCAGAAACGCTTCTTTGGCCCCTTTGTCTCCTTCCAGCACCCTCGGGATGATCAGGGCCTCGTAATGGTGGAGTTGACCCTCTTTCAGGTAAGGCAGCATCCTTTGCAGGTCCTGATAGGCTGCCCCCACTTCTTGCAGTCCAGAGAACACCCTTGAAAAACCCACACTGGCCCCTCCCCTGTTCAATCGGACCCAGAGTTGCTCTGGATGGTCCCTTTCTGGCAGCACAAAAACCACATGGTTTTGCTGCAAAGACAGCAGTTGAGGGGCACCCAGCCTTTTGAGGGCATCTCGCAAATCGGCAGCGAGGGTTTCTCTGGCCTTGAACGCCCCTTCAGACAGGGGAACCGGAGTGTGCAACTGAAACACACCCAGTCGGAACCGCAAATTTTCCCGGAAGCCCAGACGGGCAGCCCGTTCGATCACATGGGCCGACATCCCCTCTGAAGCGTCCAGCAAAGACTCAAAGAATGCATACCCGAGGCGGGCCTCCTGCAAACTGAGCGCCCGTTCGTGAACAATCTGCAACGCCGCCACCACCGAGGCATGCTCGGCAGCACGCACATCCAGTTCCGTGAGAGGTCCTTCCCCACCCCGGATCACCACCCAGCCTGCCAGTTGATCCCCCACGCGGATGGGAGCCACCACACAGTCTTTTCTTAAAACTGCCCCTTTCAGGCTGTGGGCAAACTCGGGCAATTTAAAGTGCTCGGTTCTGGGATGTGCACCCAGAACTTCCGAGGCAGCCCCTGCAAAAATCACCTCCCGAGAAAGCCGTTCAGAGAGCACCCGCGCCA from Deinococcus misasensis DSM 22328 harbors:
- a CDS encoding PucR family transcriptional regulator; the encoded protein is MKLSHLLDLSAFHFKPVTAVSLDQEIRWVAVIDIPNAFNWIQEGQLLLTTGYTWPHDPEELRLFIRQIAEKKPVGIALAVPHFFEQFPEAAREEAENCGLAAFELPWEIPFGVLTEAIHKELLREHYVLLERSEQIHRALTQAVATLAGFGELARVLSERLSREVIFAGAASEVLGAHPRTEHFKLPEFAHSLKGAVLRKDCVVAPIRVGDQLAGWVVIRGGEGPLTELDVRAAEHASVVAALQIVHERALSLQEARLGYAFFESLLDASEGMSAHVIERAARLGFRENLRFRLGVFQLHTPVPLSEGAFKARETLAADLRDALKRLGAPQLLSLQQNHVVFVLPERDHPEQLWVRLNRGGASVGFSRVFSGLQEVGAAYQDLQRMLPYLKEGQLHHYEALIIPRVLEGDKGAKEAFLEDLFQRIPREELQDTVLAFVRCGFHLRKTSEHLKVHINTLRYRLERVSEQTGWDLDDPQIRFKLQLASYLLLENHKKYV